The Megalops cyprinoides isolate fMegCyp1 chromosome 15, fMegCyp1.pri, whole genome shotgun sequence region GGCCTTCCGTACCCCGACGATGGCGATGGCCTTTACGACCTTGACTTCCACTATCCGGACCTGGAGGTGTGTGTGACCAACGCCCCGATCAGGTGCACCCCGGAGCCGGACGCCTTCAACCCCTGCGAGGACCTGCTCGGGTACACCTTCCTGCGCGCCGTCACCTGGATCATCACCGTCTTCGCCATCTCCGGCAACCTGGCCGTGCTGGGCGTGCTGGTGACCAGCCGCCACAAACTGACCGTCTCCCGCTTCCTCATGTGCAACCTGGCCTTCGCCGACCTCTGCATGGGCGTCTACCTGCTGCTAATCGCCTCCGTGGACTACCACTCCCGGCGGCAGTACTACAACCACGCCACCCACTGGCAGACGGGCGCCGGCTGCGGGGTGGCGGGCTTCCTGACGGTGTTCGCCAGCGAGCTGTCCGTCTACACGCTGACTGTGATCACCCTGGAGCGCTGGCACACCATCACCTACGCCATGCAGCTGGAGAGGAAGCTGAGGCTGCGGCATGTGGCGGCCATGATGGCAGCCGGGTGGGGCTTCTCGCTGCTGGCCGCCCTGCTGCCCGTCCTGGGGGTCAGCAGCTACACCAAGGTGAGCATCTGCCTGCCCATGGACATCGAGGCGCCGGCGTCGCAGGGCTACGTGGTGGCCATGCTGCTCCTCAACGTGGCGGCCTTCCTGGTCATCTGCGCCTGCTACGGCCGCATCTACCTGACCGTGCGCAACCCGCACCTGGCCACCCGCCATAGCGACGCCAAGATGGCCAAGCGCATGGCCGTGCTCATCTTCACCGACTTCCTCTGCATGGCACCCATCTCCTTCTTCGCCATCTCCGCCGCCCTGCGGATGCCGCTCATCACCGTGTCGCACTCCAAgatcctcctcatcctcttctACCCCATCAACTCGCTCTGCAACCCCTTCCTGTACACCATATTCACCCGGGCCTTCCGGCTGGACGTCTGCCTGCTGCTGAGCCGCTGCGGCTGCTGCCGCGCCCGGGCAGAGCTCTACCGCATGCACAGCCTGACCGCCCGCAAGGCCCCCAAGAGCGCCCCCTCCAGGAAGCCCAGCTCACTCAGGTTCTACGCTTACCACATCAAAATGCAGGGCTGCTTTCTCAACAAAGGCGCTAAATAATgttggtgggggaaaaaaaaaagaaaaagcatttcGATCACAATTTTGAAATTGACTGAGGTTGACAGAGTAGCGGTTTCCACGGTGCTagctttatactgtatatatatggaAGCGTTTATctcttaaatatttttgtaataaaattgaataaaaatctactgggaagaaaaaaaaaacgtatttaTGCATGCGATTCCTCGAGTGTGTTCAGCAGGGTCACGCTTGTGCGGAGCGGCAGTTTGTCACTGATGATGAGAGCACGGCTCTCCTCTTCTCATTTCCTCTCAGCACTACCATTCTGCCAATTACAGGAGGACCGCTTCTTCAATCAGCACTtggctctctcctcctgctcgtCCCAGAGCTCTGAttgtacacacaaaaaagggTTTTGGGGGATggtttgggggcggggggggggggggggggggggggtcactcatgcacaaagaaggagaaaatggCATTTACATCATTAAACAAATTTGCCTAAAAAACCCGCAGAGGGCATTTGAAAAGCTCTCGCCGGCGAAAAACCGCAGTCTGGGCACGCACGCAGGTTGTCGGTTAGCTCAGCGAGCCGCGAACGGTCAACATCGTGCCCTGCCTCCCGTGGGCCCGCCACAGACCGCGGCACATAACAATTAGCCGCGAGCAGCAGGAGGATACCTTGACCCAGGCTCATCTGTCAAAGAGTCGCCGCCGCCGGCTCACTGGTGCAAGCACGGCCGCCTGAGGCCCGGGGCTTTAACGAGCATTCTGTTCAGCCACGGTGCAGGGAGCTGCTCATTTTAAGAAGACCTAGTTTGTGCCTGGCAGAACCCTCTCGATTGATATGGCAGATAGCCCTTTCTTTACCACAGGCAGCAGGGTAAACGCTATATAATTCACGTAAACCACAAGACAATCCCGTGTACTATATGAGATGCTCCAGTGGAGCTGCTCTTTAGTTCATCTGATGTCATCCAGTCTGGTAACCACATCAGCTGCACTGAGACCTTTGATAAGACAATATGAGAAACATGCTGTGCATTTCTTGTTTGTGCAAGCAGGTTACCAGGGCTTTGCACAATGACACACTGAGCATGTTTACAAGTCACATAAAGCATCAAGCCTCCTGCAGGTAGACATCATTTCAAACCATGCACATATCTGGCACAAACAGTTATAGAGGAATGGAAAATTGTTCGatgaatgtaattaattataatGAATGATGCTACCGAGGGCTGTGATGGTGACAGAGGATTGCCAGTTAACGGAGCACTAGCATGCACACAATGGCCTTGTTTAGATGTCAGTTACTTCATTATATTGCATATGTGGTTCATCAGCTTTCTGAAACAACTAAATAATACAATACTAAAGCAAGAAATGTAAATGGATCAGAATGTTAAAATGTAGGTTGACTCTGTACTTTCAGTACAAAAGGGAATGTTTTTGACatcctgcaaaacaaaatggaccCAGACACAAGCTTTATATGTGCTTCAAAGtaattttgttttactgaatgaaaacaacttAAACAGTCATTTGAAACGGACTACACCACATTGCAAATTCATTTCAGCCATCGATATCATAGCTTTAGCAATTAACCGTAACCGGACAGATTGTCTGTACAACACATTATCTGAGACATTTAGAAAACTGTTTCCACTCAGCAAATTTgttccacaaaaataaatgaataaatatgcataaataaaacacgtttttaaacattcaacaaaaaattattaatgttttttttttttaagtccgATCACATAATATGCCACAAAAATTAATGTGGTACACAGACCTCGTTAGTGTTGGTCGCGAGCAGCTCCTCAAATGAGCCAAATGTGAATTTAATGGCGTTACACAATGCAAcataaataactgaataaataaatggcaacTCAAAAGCCGTTCATGGTAATGGCTCATTATGAATTCGCTCTCAGTCCAACAGctccattttcttttgtctcATGTTTCCAGTTCAGGGTTTTTTCCCATTGAACTAAATGAACGTAGTCTAGTAGCTTTCTtgctaggtttttttttatttatatttttttacccCTAACGTTAAGATTTCCCAACGTTAAGTATGCAATTAATTATGTTGGACTGAGTGCTTTGAATTATGGGATACCTGGATCTAACAGACAGCTCGGTATCGCGTGATCTAACCCCCAGCATGTCCCTCATCTCACCACTCAGCCTCCCCCACCGCTTTGGAGAACACATAGTCTTTTCCACCAAGACACATCACCCCATCCTTCAGGTAGAACTTCCACCTGTTCTTGCTGCGATGAATCTGTAGTAAAATCATAACACTTCTCAATTATACTGTTACACTTAATTATACTGTGATTAACTACTTGCTGGCAGTACTTTAAAGATGACACCTTTCAGAGGACATAATTCACTCGAATGTCAATtttaacactgtgtgtgtatacaaatataataaatagTATCAAAATATTCATACACAGCACAAATCAAACCACTGCATttataaaactgcaaataattaataaaataatataaaaaccCGATTCTTAAGATGGGATAGTCTCACCTTGTCATACTGACACACCACAACGTTGTCTGTGTCAAAGAGGTCTGGGACATCCTGCTCACTGACGTCATCCCCAGAGTTCAGGGGGTCCTGAAAAAGACACAGTCCTCACTACACCAATCCCGACAACATGACCACGATGTGGAAAACACGTGCTCCATGACAACAGAGTTACTGCCTACTCATAAAACCTTACTGCCACATATGCGTTGTTCTTAGTGAAACCGGGCAGACTTTGTCATGACACGCTCAATTatctatattttaaaaatgatttacaatATGCATTCGAAATGTTCACTGCTAAGTAATGTGTCCATATACATTTCTATATAAACTGTATGCACTAATTCATCATGTTATCATGTCTGACGGCAATCCTCTGGGTTTGACCTCTTCCTGCTGTTATTTAATTCCTGTGAATTTCAGTCTACTTGACAACACTGCATGGTGCCCTGACATCCTTATTACAGACACTCCAAGATAAGTCCCACTGCACACGGAATAATCCATTTAACCTAAGGTACATTTCAGTACAAAAGTTCTGTAGATATGGACAATGATCTTGTCacactgcaataaaaaatgGTTTGATTCATTATAGATTCTGTTTCAAAGCTCACTTTAGATCATAGAAGCTGACAGCGCTTATGTAATTGGAAGGACATTTTAGCTCTAGGTAGCACAGTTGGATCACATCCTTTGCAGGAGGGAAGCAGAGAACCTAAGCAAAAACCTCACAATCTGTCTCTAAAGGAGAGTCAAGGTTTTGTCATAAGGAGGTCAGGGCATCATGCAGTATTCTCAGTAGTGGATTGCAGTTAGACAATATGCTTAGGCACAgcgcaagaaaaacaaataagtcAAACCCTAATTTTATCCTGAACCAGCATCATTCTCTGTCATCTGACaggacattttcaaaatgtcctGTCATCCCGATCCAtatatttccattaaaaatatcGCAGGATGCACTGAAAAATATCACAGGCCTCAGTCTGTAATATCTTACAGCTAATACAGCTACAGGTGAGGTGGGGAGCTTAGCTACGCTTTTTATGTCTTCCATGTGACATTACAGCCAATcagctgaggtttttttttttttttaaactctgtgaCAGGTTCTGAGTAAAAGGCaaacag contains the following coding sequences:
- the LOC118789770 gene encoding lutropin-choriogonadotropic hormone receptor-like, whose translation is MSLWTVWQLATLSSVLYARPGWTFSCPMVCQCTEESLRCTRETELNSSDESSLTYNLRLTQLPFKEVQTSSFTGLLNVARIEISQSDSIRTLRVQAFFSLPSLSEVLIQNINNLVAIEKGAFTDLPKLKYLSICNTGLRQFPDLTTISSLESHFFLEMGDNIKINTIPSNAFLGMTQEFLHMNLVRNGFEDIQRYAFNGTRMDKLVLKDNKFLHKIHDDAFEGATGPSLLDVSSTALRSLPAHGLQQVNVLMARSTPGLKTLPSLENLLNLQEAHLTYPSHCCAFHTWRRQQRENAFLKSFGNLSRLCNSDQLQEISYPSSNGLPYPDDGDGLYDLDFHYPDLEVCVTNAPIRCTPEPDAFNPCEDLLGYTFLRAVTWIITVFAISGNLAVLGVLVTSRHKLTVSRFLMCNLAFADLCMGVYLLLIASVDYHSRRQYYNHATHWQTGAGCGVAGFLTVFASELSVYTLTVITLERWHTITYAMQLERKLRLRHVAAMMAAGWGFSLLAALLPVLGVSSYTKVSICLPMDIEAPASQGYVVAMLLLNVAAFLVICACYGRIYLTVRNPHLATRHSDAKMAKRMAVLIFTDFLCMAPISFFAISAALRMPLITVSHSKILLILFYPINSLCNPFLYTIFTRAFRLDVCLLLSRCGCCRARAELYRMHSLTARKAPKSAPSRKPSSLRFYAYHIKMQGCFLNKGAK